In Leuconostoc kimchii IMSNU 11154, one genomic interval encodes:
- a CDS encoding cell division protein SepF, which translates to MALGDTIKRLFSNDEDDLYEDGYDNNSYQEQQQFQQPIQQNSQQATYLGRQASQSTMTDPSNANSKIALFEPKVYSDSRAIASQILGGEAVIVNFTQIDESQAKRILDFLGGAIYAVNGEIERIGQSIFLVTPATFEISGTLTDNLEPNTRY; encoded by the coding sequence ATGGCATTAGGTGATACGATTAAACGCCTTTTCAGTAATGATGAAGACGATTTATATGAAGATGGCTACGATAATAATAGTTATCAGGAACAACAACAATTTCAGCAACCAATCCAACAGAATTCACAACAGGCGACTTATTTGGGCCGTCAAGCATCGCAATCAACAATGACTGATCCAAGTAATGCGAATAGCAAAATTGCTTTATTTGAGCCCAAAGTGTACTCTGACTCTCGAGCGATTGCTTCTCAAATTTTAGGTGGTGAGGCTGTTATCGTTAACTTTACACAAATTGATGAATCACAAGCTAAGCGTATTTTAGATTTCTTAGGCGGCGCGATTTATGCTGTGAATGGCGAAATTGAACGTATTGGGCAATCTATCTTTTTGGTGACGCCAGCAACGTTTGAAATTTCTGGGACGCTAACTGATAATTTAGAACCTAATACAAGGTACTAA
- a CDS encoding RNA-binding protein, translating into MTESAVAVTQHFRPEEEKFIQQASDWIRQSEDEYRGILTRFLNPREQYILQTCVNRAKDLVVQFNGVVPHAESQRAFIAPSFYEIELSDFELALLEIKYPVKFTELHHATILGSFMSAGIERAVIGDILSHQDQWQIVVDAKMVTYIQQTVEKIGRVRITLMEQNLDHIPVTDRDDWDEVFLLLSSLRIDTAVSAAFDISRRMAKSLVEQEQVRINWATMLKPDHVIAVGDMVSVRHYGRLQLVMIDGLTKKDKIKTVVNIIRR; encoded by the coding sequence ATGACAGAGAGTGCAGTCGCAGTAACGCAACATTTTAGACCAGAAGAAGAAAAATTTATACAACAAGCAAGTGATTGGATCCGTCAAAGTGAGGATGAATATCGAGGCATATTGACGCGTTTTTTAAACCCACGTGAGCAATATATTTTACAAACATGCGTTAATCGAGCAAAAGATTTAGTTGTTCAATTTAATGGTGTGGTACCTCATGCAGAAAGTCAACGCGCTTTTATCGCCCCAAGTTTTTACGAGATTGAATTGTCAGATTTCGAGTTAGCTTTATTAGAAATTAAGTATCCAGTTAAATTTACCGAGCTACATCACGCAACAATACTTGGCTCATTTATGAGTGCTGGTATAGAACGTGCTGTTATTGGTGATATTCTATCTCATCAGGATCAATGGCAAATTGTTGTCGATGCTAAAATGGTGACGTATATTCAACAGACCGTTGAAAAAATTGGTCGTGTAAGAATCACATTGATGGAACAAAATTTAGACCATATTCCTGTGACAGATCGCGATGATTGGGACGAAGTGTTTTTACTACTTTCATCGCTGCGCATCGATACTGCTGTCTCAGCTGCTTTTGATATATCACGACGCATGGCAAAGTCATTAGTTGAACAAGAACAAGTTCGTATTAATTGGGCAACGATGCTTAAGCCAGATCATGTCATTGCTGTCGGTGATATGGTTTCTGTTCGTCACTATGGACGACTGCAACTGGTGATGATTGATGGTTTAACTAAGAAAGATAAAATTAAGACAGTTGTAAATATTATTCGTCGTTAA
- a CDS encoding YggT family protein: MIEILNWIVRIARYYEYAIVIYVLMSWLPGAQQSTLGRWLHRIVSPYLNLFRIIPPIGGMIDISPIVAILALNFAISGLTHLVLLFVVV; the protein is encoded by the coding sequence ATGATTGAAATATTAAACTGGATTGTCCGCATTGCGCGCTATTATGAATATGCTATTGTTATTTATGTTTTGATGTCTTGGTTGCCTGGTGCACAGCAATCAACATTAGGGCGTTGGCTTCATCGTATTGTCTCACCTTATTTGAATCTATTTAGGATCATACCACCTATCGGCGGTATGATTGATATTTCTCCGATTGTGGCAATATTAGCATTGAATTTTGCTATTAGTGGGCTGACACATTTAGTGTTATTATTTGTTGTAGTATGA
- a CDS encoding DivIVA domain-containing protein — MLLTPDEILNHEFTKKGSRAYIASEVDAFLDTVNSDYETLIAERDKLRNDNSGLKARVDELEAKREQVNQSIFVAQEAADRLKQEADVEVKKQLTHAQESATKIISDARTKAEAEASNLAQENADLIDEQNQLRTEVENFKNSFLKLLTLQRKLIENDELAEAVHHLPFGQVTAKRVDNDNTITTEESSAAVEDQQQIEAEALDDTITDAKPASGPVVVFPESEENSNDNNK, encoded by the coding sequence ATGTTATTAACACCTGATGAAATTTTGAACCACGAATTTACTAAGAAAGGCTCACGTGCTTACATTGCGTCGGAAGTCGATGCGTTTCTGGATACTGTCAATAGTGATTATGAAACCTTGATCGCTGAACGCGATAAGTTGCGCAATGATAATAGTGGTTTAAAAGCTAGAGTTGATGAATTAGAAGCGAAGCGTGAACAAGTTAATCAATCTATCTTTGTTGCTCAAGAAGCTGCAGATCGTTTAAAGCAGGAGGCTGATGTTGAGGTAAAGAAACAGCTGACTCATGCTCAAGAATCTGCCACTAAAATTATTAGCGATGCACGTACCAAGGCTGAAGCTGAAGCATCAAACTTAGCACAAGAAAATGCTGATTTGATTGATGAGCAGAACCAACTACGAACTGAAGTGGAAAATTTTAAAAATTCCTTCTTGAAATTATTAACACTTCAGCGTAAACTAATAGAAAATGATGAATTAGCTGAAGCGGTTCATCATTTACCGTTTGGTCAAGTTACTGCCAAGCGTGTGGATAATGATAATACAATAACAACTGAAGAATCATCTGCTGCTGTAGAAGATCAACAACAGATAGAAGCAGAGGCACTTGATGATACAATAACTGATGCAAAGCCTGCCTCAGGTCCAGTTGTGGTGTTTCCAGAATCAGAAGAAAATAGTAACGACAATAATAAATAA
- the ftsZ gene encoding cell division protein FtsZ, translating to MDFSIDDAQETGAIIKVIGVGGGGSNAVNHMIEEGVSGVEFIVANTDVQALDKSNADIKIQIGPKLTGGLGAGSNPERGTKAAEESSEAIATAISGADMVVITAGMGGGTGNGAAPVVARIAKEQGALTVAVVTRPFKWEGPKRGRFAAEGLQALSESVDSLIVITNERLKDRIDLRTPLSEAFKVVDEVVAQGVRGISELITNPGFINLDFADVKTVMQDAGPALMGVGQASGETRAADATKQAISSPLLEVDMSGAEDVLLNITGGLDMSLFEAQTASEVIAQEAGREVNVIFGTSIDENLGDSIRVTVIATGLQNATVDPASTKSAAPKANAAKVFGTSTRDTTQPVQNTSIFEKPDSEPVKSSVNPTQSDPFADWNISGESKDAFAEDGRFDGVKKQSFDVFNTPTSNTTSVDFSNTDDDNEQPPFFKKR from the coding sequence ATGGATTTTTCAATTGATGACGCCCAAGAGACTGGCGCAATCATTAAAGTTATTGGTGTTGGCGGTGGTGGTTCAAATGCTGTTAACCACATGATAGAAGAAGGTGTTAGTGGTGTTGAGTTTATTGTTGCCAACACTGATGTTCAAGCATTAGATAAGTCAAATGCTGACATTAAAATTCAAATTGGACCAAAGCTTACAGGTGGATTAGGCGCAGGTTCTAACCCAGAGCGAGGTACAAAGGCTGCCGAAGAATCATCTGAGGCGATTGCAACAGCTATTTCAGGTGCTGATATGGTTGTTATTACTGCTGGAATGGGTGGTGGTACAGGAAATGGTGCAGCACCTGTTGTCGCACGCATTGCAAAAGAACAAGGCGCCTTGACTGTAGCTGTTGTGACGCGACCATTTAAATGGGAAGGGCCTAAGCGCGGTCGATTTGCTGCTGAAGGTTTGCAGGCTTTATCAGAATCTGTAGACTCACTCATCGTGATCACCAACGAACGTTTAAAGGATCGTATTGATTTGCGAACACCTTTGTCAGAGGCGTTCAAAGTGGTGGATGAAGTTGTGGCACAAGGTGTTCGTGGCATTTCAGAATTGATTACTAACCCAGGATTTATTAATCTTGATTTTGCTGACGTCAAGACAGTGATGCAAGATGCTGGTCCTGCGTTAATGGGCGTTGGTCAAGCAAGCGGTGAAACTCGTGCTGCTGACGCAACGAAACAAGCAATTTCATCACCATTACTTGAAGTAGATATGTCTGGTGCTGAGGATGTTTTGTTAAACATTACTGGTGGGTTAGACATGTCTTTGTTTGAAGCACAAACTGCATCAGAAGTTATTGCACAAGAAGCTGGACGAGAAGTTAACGTTATTTTTGGTACATCAATTGATGAAAACTTAGGTGATTCGATTCGTGTCACAGTTATTGCAACGGGCTTGCAAAACGCGACAGTGGATCCTGCATCAACTAAGAGCGCGGCGCCTAAAGCTAATGCGGCTAAAGTCTTTGGCACATCAACTAGGGACACAACCCAGCCCGTTCAGAATACATCTATTTTTGAAAAACCAGACTCGGAACCTGTTAAATCATCAGTTAACCCAACACAAAGTGACCCATTTGCTGATTGGAATATTAGCGGTGAATCGAAAGATGCTTTTGCCGAAGATGGACGCTTTGACGGTGTTAAGAAACAATCTTTTGATGTCTTTAATACACCAACATCAAATACGACGTCCGTTGACTTCTCGAACACTGATGATGATAACGAGCAACCACCATTTTTTAAGAAACGTTAA